The genomic interval TACCTCTTGACTTTATCCCCATTTATCATATAACAACAGGCATTATGTTGTAGCTACTCCACAGTTTATTAGATTTTTCTTGTATGAGAATAATATTGTGTGTTTAGTCCAGGAGATCAAGGCAGAATATCTAGATCACTACACCAAGACAACACACTGCCACGTATTTACCAGATCATTTGACAGATCCACAGTTGACCTGTTGTGTCCAAGATGATGGGTAGCACTCACTGGtcctgttaaaataaaaaacaaagccTTCAGAATATTTGTACACCGTCAGTGTGACTTTTGTCACCCTCTCATTAAAGGAcatggaaaaacaaagaaaatattttaatcatattttcagtTAAACACTTTCACTCCTGTAATGAGCTCAAAACAACTTCTGTGTTATAATGATAAACAATATAAATCGCCAACCCTCTAACCATCAGAAGCCCACATATTCTCATTTTTTAACAGAAAGTCATTTCATACATTCATATCTTTATGGTACGGTCTCAAAAAGTGTAATTTAAATTAAGGTAAAATTTGGTGAACCTACCTTTGCAATGTTCACAAACTTTCCTTCGATTTCCATAGAAAATAAGGACGACAATCACAATGGCACAGCAGGCCAACAGGACTCCAAGCACAGGGACAACTGGGTCCAGTTCTGATCCTGAATCACAAACATTTCCTTAAagacattaaacattatttaattatggACTCTTGGGTAACACAGTGGCATTTAGAAAACTAATAACGTTTATCAACAGGCACAAATTTTCAAATATAGCATTTAGTCAaagattattctttttttacttgAGTTCTGGGACAAAGACTTGATCGATAATGAACACTGTCTTATAACATTTTGCCAAaatcaagttaatattaacCAGGCTAAATGAATTAATACAAGATGCATATATGATTTAAATACAACTGTAAAAACTTACTTGTCTCCACTTTAGTTCCTTCACCAAACAGGATCTCTCCACATGTGACCACAGCGCAGTAGTAAGTCCCAGTATCAGAGGAGTTCTGTATAGTTTTGGACAGACTGTAGACACAacgtttttcctcttcttcatcactGTGAGTGTAAATGATGCCTGGATGAGATTCTCCTGATCCAGATCTGAACCAGTACACATTCTGTTCACCTGGACACTGGACTTCTGTGTTGTTGGAGAGAAGTGAACACTGGAGAGTCACTGAGTCGCCCGGCTTTACCGACTCAGTCTTCGGACTTTGTTTTACATAGAAAGATTTCTGCTGATTACGATCTGCATGATTCAGTAAAAAAAGACGTCAAAAGGAATTAATGATCTTAATTAAATAAACTTGGCACAAAAACTgaaagtaaatatatattttaccgTTCACAGCCAAGAAGATGCCATTAACAAAACTCTGTGAATACGTCCCTCCATTGAGACAGAAGTATGTTGCTTCGTCCTCTTTGCTGACATTTCTGATGGTAAGAACATACTGAGTATCCTCTTTTGTTGCAGTGAACCGTGGGTTGTTAAATTGTTCAGTAGGTGTTATTCTGCCAACAACTACAGCAACGACTGTTTGGGCCAAATATCCAAGAGACTGCTTGTACCAGTAAAATGATTGTCCTTCCGTCTTAGAAAATGGACAGTACAAAGTAACATTTTCACCAACTTCAACCACCTTCGTAGAGATCTGGTGAGGAAGCTCTGCAGTTTGAATCACGTCTgaagaaaagagacaaacagtAACAGAGCTTCAACACAAAAGAAGTAAAAAGGTAAAGTACTAAGATTATTACATGGTCTAGTCTTTCTCATAGTAGTTAAGAATTGCACTTACACACAGTACAAAGTAGAATCAAAGCAGTCAGTGTTCCGGTCATTGTGGCACATACAGCACTCTTGTCTTGCACTACTGATGTCTACCGCCCAAATGAAAGATAGTCAGGACGTGATCAAGGTTTACAAAGTAGAAGCAAAATCGGTCTTACTGtcacactgtatgtgtgtatttaaaggTCACGATGCAGAGCAATGTTTTGCTTTTGATCACTTTGTTTGTATATTGAGTTTGCCAGCACACGCACAAGGACGCACATTTACATGCATATGCAGGTGACACAATTCACATTTTCTGCCAGTTTCACGCAGTAACATGCCAAGAAATGTAGCAATGTGGAAAGCAGTGTTGCTAACTTCACACACTTTTGTAACTGAACAAAACCTCAATGATTTTTTGGATGTATTGGTAGCTAGCTTGTCAGTTAATGACATACAACATTTAAATGAGACATTATTGGAGTTGCTGAAGCAGTATTCTCCTTTTTCAGCTACAGTAGGCCAGCTGTTATGCTTGCTGTGTTTGTACTAAGCTGGGCTAAACTCATGCTGGAGCTAGAGTGAAATGTTTGATATTTGTCATAATTTGGGCGTCCAAATCACCaacaagagaaagaaaggaggagTTTTGAAATAACGTTAGCTACAGCGTAGGTGGTAGCCTGCGGGTTTGAGGGACAGTTGCAggggagagatgagaggaagtGTGGCTAAAACAACACAGGAAATCAAGAGGTGTGAAGGGCCCACAGGTAAACatatgtgtgagagaaagatgaCTCTTGGGAATGCACATTTTGTAGTTAGTATTGAGCATTGCAATTTCATAAACATAACAATATTGTAATGATGATTAGTTTATTCAATTTTTACActgagtgctccagggatgacatgtttttgtaggccaacaaGGAAGtaagcatcgccctgggttcctcaACACTTAAAAGTTTTGTTctgcaagataatctccacaaatgaattgaagtgtaaatgcaatcgtcagaagtaaaaagcttaCGTAGGCTATAAACACACTACACCACGATGGCATGAgcatgagtatacacaacaaggatgtgaaggcggacgagtcaacgtgatgacgtttagtagtctcatttagccactttttagcaaccgccttttttaacacaagtaaaagcttcaaaattcacgagtgggatatttattgacgtattttatgccgtagaacaaaacattaaaatctctaaagcttgtgttaaccacaaaccttatttcaggcatctaacccattgacttccagacgagggaacaggaagtgctaaaatgctaactcatttacgggctttaggactcattcctgtagcactctattggcAGTGAACCCAAGAGAACGATGgacttcttcatattttcaatttcatttcttTAACCAGTTTACTAAATAGGGACCTCTTGATCTAAATATTTATGGTCTTTCAAGCACTCTTAAGTGTTTTTGCTTGTTCATCGTCTCCATTTTCTTTTCACAACACATATTTAGAtgtgtcatagcaggaaaagcactagTGCAACCAATAACATTAAGGACAGGCCAATTCTAGTAATGTTACATGTCTAAATGCCTGCTATGAAAAAGGTCCTATCATTATTGTTTCACTCCATATATTTGTCATGtgcacatagagacacaaagtgagagagagagagagactagcagacagacagtcagggTTTTCACCAGTGAACTGCTGTGTATCTTTCCACCACAACCTCCCACAACTGTAGAGCAAAGCATGGCTCACAAAAACAAATACGCAGCATTTAGTGTTGTAGACACAATTAAGTCTTCTTTTGTTGAAAAATATACAGCGTAAATAAATGTAGGGGGACAACCACTCAAATGAATAAACCCCTCCATCTTTCTGGTTTCACAGCACCTCGTATAAAGGCCTTCTGCATGTCTGTCCTGTGAGAACAAGCAAAGCCACATGCAACAGCTACACTGAGACAGAAGCTGCGGTGGGCCAATTTTCCATCCTTTGACCAACCATCAAGGCTGTTTACTCAGAACAGACCTGACTATGGGCTTCAACAGGATGTTTGTAGTGAGGGTAGAGATACAAGAGTCTTCAGCaggttaatttactgttttagttttattgtaaGTGTGCTcatttaaagtataaataatgtctatcattcatgttttttaagaTGCAACAAAAGGCATCTACAACCACATGCATCTACAATCTTAAAATATGACAGTTGCAtattagtttgttttgttttaatctaTCACTGCACCAAGTGATGCATATTGGAACAGACTTAATGAAGGCTGTCATACCGATTTGCGGATAGTCAGGCAAATTTCACTTAAGATCACAGTTCAAACTTCTGCTCTTGACAAAAAGACCGGGGTGGGACCAGTGAATGGTTAGCGCCTCCCCCCTCTGACAGCAACTACCAATGAAAAGCATCAAACTGCAAGAAGGGTGTAATGAAAAACGGTCATGACATAGAGTGACtgggtaggtgtgtgtgtgtccaaccCTCCTGAGCCGTTTACATACTCCTGTAAGTTGGGATAATAAAGGTACTATTTGATGAGGTAACATTGatgacattcagccactagatgtcccattctccctcccctgttccattgcatttacttcaattGCAGTTACTGTttgctcacaagccttgttagaagtgggcaCCAAATGTCAGATACACACACCTTAaggagggagatttgtcaagtatttaatactcttatcaacatgggagtgggaaaatatgctgcttcatgcaaatgtatgtatatatttattattggaaatcagttaacaacacaaaacgatgacagatattgtccagaaaccctcacaggtactgcatttagcagaaaaaatatgctcaaaccataacatgtcaaactgcagcccaacaggcaacaacagctgtcattgtgtcagtgtgctgacttgactatgacttaccccaaactgcatgtgattatcataaagtgggcatgtctgtaaaggggagactcgtgggtacacatagaacccattttcattcacatatctggaggtcagaggtcaagagacccctttgaaaatggccttgacagtttttactcgccaaaatgtagtgtaagtttggaacattatttagcctatttcccgagaagctagtatgacatggttggtaccaatgctccttaggttttctagtttcatatgatgctagtatcttcactatagctttaaaactgaacccgctacaacctaaaattcgcaagttgcattaatgcgttaaagaaattagtggcgttataacaaatttgcgttaacgcattattatcgtgttaactttgacagtccttaatatttaaaaaaaaaatattcgtctgcataaaaattatcaataagaCAATTTAATAACAATCGTATAAATAAGTGTGGTGTTCCTCTTGCCTTTTTATAAAAGTTAAAACAAAGAGTGAGAAAGGTAGAAAAGACCCTTTGTACTGACACTTTAGTTTGAAGCGCCACCACAACAATGCTGAAGTTTCCATGCATCATTTGTTTGTCAGTGGtgactgtgaatgtgtgtctatttgtgtctgtttgtgtgaaagTACTAATGGTGTTATGGCTCGTTGTCAACAATATATTGACCCTAAACAAACGCGCTGGTCCCTATAAATAGATAGGTTGTTGGTCGttctattttctttctctttacaCCTTTCAAACAAACCCCCACTCTAAATCTTTGATGATTATTTTGAGGCCAGAGTTTGTGGTGTTACACTGGGCTGCATTATATTGTCAGGTGTTCCTGTCCATGTTATAGTGGGGGTGTCGACcactgcacatactgtatggtgGCCTACGGTTGTTTTATATTAATCACCTTGTTAATCAttgcattgttttatttgtggtTTTCTCCCTCAGATAAAGATATGCAGGTCAGAAACTGTAAATTGTCTCCAGGTTAATGTAATACTGTGAGAGCGTCGCTCTGCTGCTTCCTCTCACCAGCCCTCTGAAAAGAAGTGATGTGAGtatagaggatggatggtttaaCAGCCCTCCTCTGTACGCTGTGCTCTTCCTGTtcaagtgattgacaggcagAGTGGGCGGGTCATCATTCATGATGTGGAGCATCTGAATTGGCTcacacaacatttaaaataGCTTCTCTATCGTTGTGTATCACTCTTGCAAATGGCTGGATGCATCTTTTTTATATGCACACAAATCAATCTGATCTATAATCTGCTACAGACATTGTTGTAGACCTAAATACATAGGCCTGTATATTTACAGATAAATACCATGTCATGCATTTATATTCAAAGGTTAGCTATTGAAAGAATTCATTATAAATCTTTCCTTTCTTGAATCATTTGACTTTCTTTAAAATATGACAGTGATGTAAAGAGATATATTGTTATGTTATCAAATCCAATCTAATACAGAGGACACTCAATGGTGTGAAGAACACACGAACAAAGACTTAGTTTGGCAAAGCATTTCAAGCTCGGCACTTTTCCTTAGAAAGCATCCCAATCACAAAATCCAGACAGACTGTTAATATTTTTAACTGTATTGTTTTGCATGTGTCACACACTTGGtgttgtgtaggatttggcggcatctagtggcgtggctgcagattgcaaccaactgagtacccctccgctcactcctagctttccaagactgcggtaacgtgagccgcagagtgcaaaaccgtgggaACGCCGTTCacttcgctcagaggccatcctcaccagaataacactactttaggcgcaacagaagtcagacggcagttCACGTTTCCGCAGTTTCACGTGTGTTAGAGAACTATGATGGCCTTctggtttcaggtgattatacactaatgaaaacacagttagaaaacatagtaaaaataaaaaaatgcaactgCTATCTAGTTTCTATCTAGGCTACAACCTTCATAAATATGGTAGtacaagatagatagatagatagatatacccGACTACTACgactaacataaaaaatataaatataaataagaataacTACTATATACATTGTGCAAgttataatgttttgtttttaaattaaaaataataataattgaagtagtacaacagtgaatgaaaagaaaatctCGTGAACCAGATTATTTTTGGGTAACTGTAgttcacattaaaatcaaatcatctgttgaggTTACTCTCTGTGTCAGTTGTAGAAAACCACCATGAAACAAATACGTGCTGTTGGTGTTTTGTCATGTGTTCAAGCTGGGCAATGGGTGGTATTATTTCCACTGGTGGTATAGTGAAACAAACATTACGAGAGGCCAATCAGATTGCTCTGAAATTGTTCCCTCCCACTTCATATGATTACATTAAGGCGATTTGTCTTCCAGTACGATCTAATTTAACTGCAGTCTCCAGTGGATAAACCAGAAAATGATGATCgtgttttattttctgctgaTGCTCAGAGTCGGGCGTAAGTACATGTAGAAATATCAGATTTGCTCCAGATATATTTATAGTTTTGACAGTAATTTAGCAGCACATACATGATTCTTTCTCTGTCATTAATCACTGATCAATGCTTCTCTAATATTTTCAGGATGCACAGCTGATCAGATCTTTGAGACAAAGACTGTTAATGTTGGAGATGATGTGACTTTGACGTGTCCTCGCCAGGGGGTTCAGTCCACAGAAACTTGGTTTTGGGTCAGACTTGTTTCTGGAAACTTTCCTGAAGTCTTGGGAGGAACATATATATTTGATTATGAGGCTGTTAATAAGACTCCTCGCTTTACAGCAGAACAAGGACCTGGAACATTTCTTCTGAATATTCATAAAACAAAGCCAAGCGATACTGGAGTTTACTACTGTATAAAAGTAAACCAactcaaaatgacatttttgaaaGGAACATTTCTGAGAATTAAAGGTATATAAAATACAGCAAAAGTATCACATTACTTAAAAAATTTAATCAGTATGCTTACATCAAACATTTATAACAGCAGATTACATAGTTTAATTTGTGAGTGAGTAAAGcatgtttattttcatctttGTATTTCCCAGGACCAGAACCTGATATCTCTGCCGTCATTCAATACTTTCCATCTGATCCGGTCCGTCCAGGAGACTCAGTGACTCTGCAGTGTTCAGTCCTCTCTGACTCTGAGAGCAAATGTCCAGGAGAACACAGTGTGTTCTGGTTCAGAGCCGGATCAGATGAATCTCATCCAAGTTTAATTTACGTTCATGGAAACAGTGCTGGATGTGAGAAGAGCCTTGAGGCTCGCTCTCAACAGAAATGTATCTACAGCTTCTCTAAGAACATCAGCTCCTCTGATGCCGGGACTTATTACTGTGCTGTGGCCACGTGTGGAGAGATATTATTTGGAAGAGGAACAAAACTGGACGTGGAAGGTAACTGCAGATCATTTCCATATTAACCATTAATAATCATTACTTTTGAATCTGGTAGAAACAATTAAATCAAGTATCACAAAGCATTTGTTCCTCCTGcgttataactagggctgtcaatcgtttaaaatatataatcgcacattttttatctgttcaaaatgtaccttaaagggagatttgggacccctttgaaaatggccatgacagcttttccacgccaaaatttagcacaagtttggcgcgttatttaacctagatgccagtatcttcactctagctttgaaactgagcccacGACAATCTCCGAAAGATCGGTTGCgcaatgcattaaagaaattagtgccgttaaaacggtTTGCATTGACACGTTACTgtcgtgttaactttgatagTCCTAGTTATAACATCTTGCTCCTTTTCATATTGTTTCAGGACTCAACATCTGGGATCTGCAGAAGGCCAACACAGTTCTGATTCTGCCATGTGCAGCTTTGGCTATAAGTCTGATTGTTATTGCCTTCCTGATTCATACCATCAAGATGAAAACTTGTGATCCTTGCAACGGTAATAGAAGTTTCTCGTACAATATTTTGCAAAAGCTAACTTTCTAGGATTACTGATTACTGATTTGTGTAAATGAACCTACAGTGTCTTTCTTCTtatatctgtgtttttatttcataatacaGCTGCAACAGCCAGTGGTCatcaccaaagtcagcaggTAAGGAAGTTAAAGAAATGTTctctatatatatgtaaatgttaATGCATGCTGTCACATGAGATTTTTCcatatatttcatttatatagAGAAATGAGGACTCATTGGCCTATTCTGCTCCAACCTTCACCAAGAGGAAAACtggcagagcagagagaagaaaggTAGAAACAGCAGAGGGAGAGACGACCTACACTGATGTCAGGACTCAAGTGATAGATTAACAATCTACTGGATCTGCTAGTTAAAGATAGACTgttgtaaatatgctgcttcacaTCAATTTCACTTCTGATATCGGTAACAATATTGTATTTGGATAACCTTAAACATGTTTCATGTATCATTTTGACATTATTTTCTGTCCCATCCGTTTGCAATCAttggaagacttttttttatgaaagggCATGAATTATCATGAtgcaaaatgtaataattttaaTGGCTTTTGGTGATATTATACAGCATCTCATATATCTATTATTTCTTGTTTAAGTCTTTTATTAAAGGTGTATAATTCTACCACTCAAACAGGCTTTTTGAAAGATTAACTTGATATAAGTCGGAGAGTTGAGGAAGgtttctttgtgtctcttttctaAGGTTTTTCAGGTAAAACTTTAGttttctctttgcttttataATGGCAgagtttaatttttaaatgtttactcataatctgtttattttgaaaataacttTATAAGTTAGCATCTAGCATAAGACCGTAAGATTGATTGGTTTTCTTGTTTAATGTTTGCAACATAgtagaaacaaataaaagactttTAAAGTAAGAGACTTAAACAGCGTCATCATTTTATATTGCTTAATGTTTCTTATTTGTGCTTGCTCATGCTGATCTCTTACCACACTTAAAATctattgattttaaaaaattgtaTTGCTATTAAGACTTCACACTGCAAACATGTTACCCACATTTGTtcgtgaaaataaaaaacaaacagactttGCAAGTAGATTTTGCATGAATAACAAATCCACAGGGTTCAACTAGTAGGCCTGTaatgcattttagcacttcctgtttcctcgtctggaagtcaacgggTTTTTGATTAGATgcatgaaataaggtctgtggttaacacaagcttaagagattttattgttttgttctacaatataaaatacgacagtaaatatcccactcgaggattttgaagccttaatgtgtcttcaaaaaggcggttgctaacaagtggctaaatgagactactaaacgtcatcacaccgacaCTTCCGCCTTTACtttacttcctggttggcctacaaaaatacgtcatccctgcaccactctatcaCTACTGTAACAACCAGAACCAGGGTCGTGTGTAGAAGGTAGCCCACGAGTTCGGAAATTCATAAAATGGTTAAGATTAGGTATTGatctcaaatggttaaggttaggataggttgttgGGATACGAGTCTTGTGAGAGTTTTTGCCGCATTGTGCGATGTGCATGTTAC from Sebastes fasciatus isolate fSebFas1 chromosome 10, fSebFas1.pri, whole genome shotgun sequence carries:
- the LOC141775938 gene encoding immunoglobulin kappa light chain-like codes for the protein MSLAQLNVIQTAELPHQISTKVVEVGENVTLYCPFSKTEGQSFYWYKQSLGYLAQTVVAVVVGRITPTEQFNNPRFTATKEDTQYVLTIRNVSKEDEATYFCLNGGTYSQSFVNGIFLAVNDRNQQKSFYVKQSPKTESVKPGDSVTLQCSLLSNNTEVQCPGEQNVYWFRSGSGESHPGIIYTHSDEEEEKRCVYSLSKTIQNSSDTGTYYCAVVTCGEILFGEGTKVETSKFLQSTVDLSNDLDGGLNYAALDFSTRKVKRGKRKTRESPQECLYSAVRADNHKQQHTSL
- the LOC141775939 gene encoding signal-regulatory protein beta-2-like; this encodes MRGSVAKTTQEIKRCEGPTGCTADQIFETKTVNVGDDVTLTCPRQGVQSTETWFWVRLVSGNFPEVLGGTYIFDYEAVNKTPRFTAEQGPGTFLLNIHKTKPSDTGVYYCIKVNQLKMTFLKGTFLRIKGPEPDISAVIQYFPSDPVRPGDSVTLQCSVLSDSESKCPGEHSVFWFRAGSDESHPSLIYVHGNSAGCEKSLEARSQQKCIYSFSKNISSSDAGTYYCAVATCGEILFGRGTKLDVEGLNIWDLQKANTVLILPCAALAISLIVIAFLIHTIKMKTCDPCNAATASGHHQSQQRNEDSLAYSAPTFTKRKTGRAERRKVETAEGETTYTDVRTQVID